In Rosa chinensis cultivar Old Blush chromosome 1, RchiOBHm-V2, whole genome shotgun sequence, a genomic segment contains:
- the LOC112186787 gene encoding blue copper protein, with translation MARITAALAVIPLFAVFPSMEATQYVVGDDQGWNSDVDYYSWIAGKTFHVGDSLVFSYTLGDHNVVVAANSNVYDKCATTPNLGVWTSGSDVLTLPSTGTYYFLCEFHCDFSEQRIKVEVNS, from the exons ATGGCGCGAATCACTGCAGCTCTTGCTGTGATTCCCTTGTTTGCTGTATTTCCGAGCATGGAGGCAACGCAGTATGTTGTTGGTGATGACCAGGGTTGGAATTCTGATGTTGATTACTACTCTTGGATTGCTGGCAAAACTTTTCATGTTGGAGATTCTTTAG TTTTCAGTTATACACTGGGCGATCACAATGTAGTTGTAGCAGCTAATTCTAATGTGTATGATAAGTGTGCTACTACTCCAAACTTGGGGGTCTGGACAAGTGGCAGTGACGTCTTAACCTTGCCCAGCACGGGTACCTATTATTTCTTGTGTGAATTTCATTGCGACTTCAGCGAGCAGAGGATTAAAGTAGAAGTGAACAGTTGA